From the Pseudarthrobacter sp. MM222 genome, one window contains:
- a CDS encoding sugar phosphate isomerase/epimerase family protein, which yields MSSTATIGLSSYAFFWQLSEKVSKPLSIHQALERTAALGVDLFQICDYVPLESMSAAELADVKATADSLGIALEVGTKGIRPEHLRKFLGIAGILGSPLLRTMFNSPGHTPSTEEATAIFREVLPEFEAAGVKIALETYEQVPTSRVLDVIRSVGNPNLGICSDPANTVAALELPREVIDAVAPYVLNMHIKDFAFSRKEGWVGFTYSGAPLGEGLLDYDYMAGKLQPKERNINQIVEHWLPWQDSEDETIRLENQWTQQSLDFLRSK from the coding sequence ATGAGCAGCACCGCCACCATCGGGCTGAGCAGCTACGCCTTCTTCTGGCAGCTTTCCGAGAAGGTCTCGAAGCCGCTCAGCATCCACCAGGCGCTGGAACGCACTGCCGCCCTGGGCGTGGACCTGTTCCAGATCTGCGACTACGTCCCGCTCGAATCCATGAGCGCCGCGGAGCTCGCGGACGTCAAGGCAACCGCGGACTCGCTTGGGATAGCGCTGGAAGTGGGGACCAAGGGGATCCGCCCGGAGCACCTCCGGAAGTTCCTGGGCATCGCCGGCATCCTCGGATCCCCGCTGCTGCGGACGATGTTCAACAGCCCCGGCCACACCCCCTCAACGGAGGAGGCCACGGCCATCTTCCGGGAGGTCCTGCCGGAGTTCGAAGCGGCCGGGGTAAAGATCGCGCTGGAAACCTACGAACAGGTACCCACCTCCCGGGTCCTGGACGTCATCCGCAGCGTTGGCAATCCGAACCTGGGCATCTGCAGCGATCCCGCCAACACCGTGGCCGCCCTTGAGCTGCCCCGTGAGGTGATAGACGCCGTCGCGCCGTATGTCCTGAACATGCACATCAAAGACTTTGCGTTCAGCCGCAAGGAGGGGTGGGTCGGGTTCACATACTCCGGCGCGCCGCTCGGCGAGGGCCTTCTGGACTATGACTACATGGCCGGAAAGCTGCAGCCCAAAGAAAGAAACATCAACCAGATTGTCGAGCACTGGCTGCCGTGGCAGGACTCCGAAGACGAGACCATCCGCCTCGAAAACCAGTGGACCCAACAAAGCCTCGATTTCCTAAGGAGCAAGTGA
- a CDS encoding universal stress protein, with translation MSVAVGYVASQEGRAALSAAIQEAALRNTDLQIMGPLPGVASAEADADIREAIAAAAAAGVAASLRPDDGGTDAADLMIDASYEADVELIVIGVRRRSPVGKLFLGSTAQRVILEAGCPVTAVKPEVGSRN, from the coding sequence ATGAGCGTCGCCGTGGGGTACGTCGCCAGCCAGGAGGGCCGTGCGGCACTCAGCGCAGCCATCCAGGAAGCCGCGTTGCGAAACACGGACCTGCAGATCATGGGCCCCCTCCCGGGAGTGGCGTCCGCCGAGGCGGATGCGGATATCCGGGAGGCCATCGCCGCCGCCGCGGCTGCGGGCGTCGCCGCCTCGCTGCGGCCCGATGACGGCGGCACCGACGCGGCGGACCTGATGATCGACGCCTCCTACGAGGCTGACGTTGAGCTGATTGTCATTGGCGTGCGGCGGCGTTCCCCAGTGGGGAAGCTGTTCCTCGGCAGCACCGCCCAACGGGTCATCCTCGAGGCCGGCTGCCCCGTCACGGCAGTAAAGCCCGAGGTAGGCTCCCGCAACTGA
- a CDS encoding triose-phosphate isomerase family protein — translation MSLPAKGPAGQTQPKAIIGVSLKMYFGYDRTLDWCRDVAGFAAGHPAVRSGEIELFALPSHPVLAEAARVLGAAGVASGAQDIFWKDEGAFTGEVGGKIIAEVGGRYAEVGHAERRRIFGEDDDVIGLKTAAAFRNGLTPVLCVGEPARGTAADAARYCIREIDAVLNRAESLGQSGRTIVAYEPQWAIGAAEPATPSFISDVIRGLDAHLRSRPGQADSRVIYGGSAGPGLIGQLDSAVAGLFLGRFAHDPEALRTILDETSARLGLPIGTEATA, via the coding sequence GTGTCACTTCCTGCTAAGGGCCCCGCGGGCCAAACTCAGCCGAAGGCCATCATCGGCGTCAGCCTCAAGATGTACTTCGGCTACGATCGCACACTCGACTGGTGCCGCGACGTCGCCGGGTTCGCTGCGGGCCACCCCGCAGTGCGCAGCGGCGAGATCGAACTCTTCGCCCTGCCATCCCACCCGGTGCTCGCCGAAGCGGCGCGGGTCCTCGGCGCTGCCGGGGTAGCCTCCGGCGCCCAGGACATCTTCTGGAAGGATGAGGGCGCCTTCACCGGCGAAGTCGGCGGCAAAATCATCGCCGAGGTCGGTGGCCGCTACGCGGAAGTGGGCCACGCCGAGCGGCGCCGGATCTTCGGCGAGGACGATGACGTGATCGGGCTGAAGACCGCCGCCGCTTTCCGCAACGGCCTGACTCCTGTCCTGTGCGTCGGGGAACCTGCCCGCGGGACAGCCGCAGACGCCGCGCGGTACTGCATCCGCGAAATCGATGCCGTGCTGAACCGGGCCGAGAGCCTCGGCCAGTCCGGACGGACCATCGTCGCGTACGAACCCCAGTGGGCCATCGGCGCCGCCGAACCCGCCACGCCGTCCTTCATCAGCGACGTCATCCGCGGCCTTGATGCCCACCTTCGTAGCCGGCCCGGCCAGGCCGACAGCCGGGTCATCTACGGCGGCAGCGCCGGACCCGGACTGATCGGCCAGCTGGACTCCGCCGTTGCAGGCCTCTTCCTGGGCCGCTTCGCCCATGACCCGGAGGCGCTCAGGACCATCCTGGATGAGACCTCCGCGCGGCTCGGGCTTCCGATCGGAACCGAGGCGACAGCATGA
- a CDS encoding 2-hydroxyacid dehydrogenase: MKNNAVLQVGPLMPTVQEAITEDYRAVRLPDSTDERTEFLRQHGESFEVAVTSGKVGVGSEVMRSLPNLRAVINFGVGYDTTDVAQAASRGITVSNTPDVLNDCVADTAMALYLDLLRGISSADRFVRRGDWLSKGNFPLATKASGKKVGILGLGRIGRVIARRLEGFDCEISYHSRNQVEGVSYRYAATPRELAAGCDVFIVAAAGGPGSARLVDAAVIDAIGPEGYLINIARGSVVDEDALVAALLAGRLAGAGLDVFAEEPKVPEDLLALENVVLLPHLGSGTHETRAAMAELTLANLRSFVTTGAVLTEVRA; encoded by the coding sequence ATGAAGAACAACGCCGTCCTCCAGGTAGGGCCCCTCATGCCAACCGTCCAAGAAGCCATCACGGAAGACTACCGGGCGGTGCGTCTCCCCGATTCCACTGACGAGCGGACCGAGTTCCTGCGGCAGCACGGGGAATCCTTCGAGGTTGCTGTGACCTCCGGAAAGGTGGGCGTGGGCTCGGAGGTGATGCGCTCCCTGCCGAACCTCCGCGCGGTGATCAACTTCGGCGTCGGCTATGACACTACGGACGTGGCACAGGCAGCCTCGCGGGGCATCACCGTCAGCAATACTCCCGATGTCCTTAACGACTGCGTGGCCGACACGGCCATGGCACTCTACCTGGACCTCCTGCGGGGCATCAGCTCAGCGGACCGCTTCGTCCGCCGCGGTGACTGGCTTAGCAAAGGCAACTTTCCCTTGGCCACCAAGGCCAGCGGGAAGAAGGTAGGCATCCTCGGGCTGGGCAGGATTGGCCGCGTCATCGCCCGGCGGCTCGAAGGCTTCGACTGCGAGATCAGCTACCACAGCCGCAACCAGGTGGAGGGGGTCAGCTACCGCTACGCGGCAACACCGCGCGAACTCGCCGCAGGCTGCGATGTTTTCATTGTTGCTGCCGCGGGCGGCCCGGGCTCAGCAAGGCTGGTAGACGCTGCAGTCATCGATGCGATCGGGCCGGAAGGCTATCTGATCAATATCGCCCGGGGATCCGTAGTGGATGAGGACGCCCTCGTGGCCGCCCTGCTGGCCGGTCGGCTGGCCGGCGCCGGACTGGACGTGTTCGCGGAGGAGCCGAAGGTTCCCGAGGACCTTCTCGCCCTGGAGAACGTCGTCCTGCTGCCCCACCTCGGAAGCGGCACGCACGAAACACGCGCCGCGATGGCCGAACTTACCCTCGCCAACCTGCGCTCTTTCGTAACCACCGGCGCCGTGCTGACGGAGGTGCGGGCATGA
- a CDS encoding ABC transporter substrate-binding protein gives MTSSSKLPVSAALLKWPALASVAVLGLSGCSVANSNEGAAAASNTVRVVLSQEPPTLEACESNLTSTGVVMRSNVTEPLIERNPQTGELEPKLATTWEATSDTEWTLKLREGVKFQDGTPFNAEAAAFTIERAVNSKLGCNVEGYVFGDADLAVKAVDATTLTVTTPEPDPILPLRLSFLEVVPTSTSATEKVREPIGTGPYKIETWDAGQKITLSSWDGYWGDKPAYAKAEYQWRSESSVRAAMITSGEADVAMGLGPDDNIGELGIDYPNNETVALRFDGTKAPLNDVRIRQAVNYAIDKEGIVNSLYQGKHKVAAQLVPEGIVGHNAALKPWSFDLDKAKALVAEAKAAGVDTGAQISLVVRNAQFPKITELAQVLQEQLTQAGLTVKLKMLETSQQLTYQTRPFAQDEGAAAVMVQHGNQAGDAAFTVDQYMLSTGAQSHFGTPEFDAMIKKADAASGDQRKKDFEEIFAYQSDKVVQFAHISHQTGILGKAKSVNYTPNSSSGDELRISEMTPAK, from the coding sequence ATGACGTCTTCTTCAAAACTCCCCGTTTCCGCTGCCTTGCTCAAATGGCCAGCCCTGGCGTCCGTCGCGGTGCTGGGTCTCAGCGGCTGCTCGGTTGCCAATTCCAACGAGGGCGCCGCCGCCGCCTCGAACACCGTCCGCGTGGTCCTCAGCCAGGAACCGCCCACCCTGGAAGCCTGCGAATCCAACCTGACGTCCACCGGCGTCGTGATGCGCTCGAACGTCACCGAACCGCTGATTGAGCGGAACCCGCAGACCGGTGAACTCGAACCTAAACTCGCCACCACGTGGGAAGCCACCTCCGATACCGAGTGGACCCTGAAACTCCGCGAAGGGGTCAAATTCCAGGACGGCACGCCGTTCAACGCCGAGGCCGCCGCCTTCACCATCGAACGGGCCGTCAACTCCAAGCTCGGCTGCAACGTGGAGGGCTACGTCTTCGGCGACGCGGACCTCGCTGTGAAGGCCGTGGATGCCACCACCCTGACCGTCACAACTCCGGAGCCGGACCCCATCCTGCCGCTGCGCCTGTCGTTCCTTGAGGTGGTTCCGACGTCTACGAGCGCCACGGAGAAAGTCCGTGAGCCGATCGGCACGGGGCCTTACAAGATCGAGACCTGGGACGCGGGCCAGAAAATCACGTTGTCCAGCTGGGACGGCTACTGGGGGGACAAACCTGCGTACGCCAAAGCCGAGTACCAATGGCGCTCCGAGAGCTCCGTGCGAGCCGCCATGATCACCAGCGGCGAGGCGGACGTGGCCATGGGATTGGGCCCGGACGACAACATCGGTGAGCTGGGAATCGACTACCCGAACAATGAGACGGTCGCCCTCCGGTTCGACGGAACCAAGGCCCCACTGAACGACGTCCGCATCCGCCAGGCCGTGAACTATGCGATCGACAAGGAGGGAATCGTGAACTCCCTCTACCAGGGCAAGCACAAAGTGGCAGCCCAGTTGGTTCCGGAAGGCATTGTGGGACACAATGCAGCCCTTAAGCCCTGGTCCTTCGACCTGGACAAGGCCAAAGCCCTTGTTGCAGAAGCCAAGGCAGCCGGCGTAGACACCGGTGCCCAGATCTCGCTCGTCGTCCGCAACGCGCAGTTCCCCAAAATCACGGAACTGGCCCAGGTCCTGCAGGAGCAACTCACCCAGGCCGGCTTGACCGTAAAGCTGAAAATGCTGGAAACCAGCCAGCAGCTGACCTACCAGACCCGCCCCTTCGCCCAGGATGAAGGAGCGGCGGCGGTGATGGTGCAGCACGGCAACCAGGCCGGCGATGCAGCCTTCACCGTTGACCAGTACATGCTCTCGACTGGAGCGCAAAGCCACTTCGGAACCCCGGAGTTCGACGCCATGATCAAGAAGGCCGATGCGGCCTCCGGCGACCAGCGGAAGAAGGATTTCGAGGAGATCTTCGCCTACCAGAGCGACAAGGTTGTCCAGTTCGCCCACATCTCACACCAGACCGGCATCCTCGGCAAGGCCAAATCCGTGAACTACACGCCGAACTCATCCAGCGGTGATGAGCTGCGCATCTCGGAAATGACCCCGGCAAAGTAG
- a CDS encoding ribose-5-phosphate isomerase — protein MSAKLRLVIGSDDAGFEYKETLKADLEASDLVESVQDVGVDATSHTPYPSVAIAAAELIAAGKADRALLVCGTGLGVAIAANKVPGIRAVTAHDSFSVERSVLSNNAQVLTFGQRVVGLELARRLAREWLTYTFDETSASAEKVTLIKDYEGVTSC, from the coding sequence ATGAGCGCCAAACTGCGCCTGGTCATCGGATCCGACGACGCCGGATTCGAATACAAGGAAACCCTGAAGGCCGACCTTGAGGCGAGCGACCTCGTCGAATCCGTCCAGGATGTCGGCGTGGACGCCACCAGCCACACCCCCTACCCCTCCGTGGCCATTGCCGCGGCCGAGCTCATCGCCGCCGGCAAGGCGGACCGTGCGCTGCTGGTCTGTGGCACCGGACTTGGTGTCGCCATCGCTGCCAACAAGGTCCCCGGCATCCGTGCCGTCACGGCCCATGACAGCTTCTCGGTGGAACGCTCCGTGCTGAGCAACAACGCCCAGGTCCTCACCTTCGGCCAGCGTGTCGTCGGCCTCGAGCTTGCCCGCCGGCTCGCCCGCGAATGGCTCACCTACACCTTCGACGAGACCTCAGCCTCGGCCGAGAAAGTCACTTTGATTAAGGACTACGAGGGTGTCACTTCCTGCTAA
- a CDS encoding ABC transporter permease, producing MKSSLSDAAVPEQLPAAADRQNEKDGKQDGKLSLFRLLLKDRFATFSAVLLVLIGLTALIGPALMGDLATKQNLLFANKPPFTLAHGWEYFLGSDSLGRSMLARLVVASRTTLSVALPAVAVALFLGSLWGVWAGYHRGWRESISMRVADVIMSFPSLLLAVVVLYVFSPSAANIVLILALTRIPIYLRTARAESAELQSRTFVDAARTFGAKPNAIIVRHVIPVVLPTLLTLATLEFCYVMLAESSLSFLGIGIQPPDVSWGLMVSQGRQYLQTAWWLSIFPGVAIVVTTIAANVLAAWLRIATDPAQRWRLALPRKRLIARIPVKEAKP from the coding sequence ATGAAGAGTTCACTCAGTGACGCCGCGGTGCCGGAGCAGCTGCCAGCGGCTGCCGATCGCCAGAATGAAAAGGATGGAAAGCAGGATGGAAAGCTCAGCCTGTTCCGTCTCCTCCTCAAGGACCGCTTTGCCACTTTCTCGGCAGTGCTCCTGGTCCTCATTGGCCTGACAGCCCTGATCGGACCGGCCCTGATGGGCGATCTGGCCACCAAACAAAACCTGCTGTTTGCCAACAAGCCACCCTTCACGCTCGCGCACGGCTGGGAGTACTTCCTGGGCAGCGATTCGCTGGGGCGGAGCATGCTGGCGCGGCTGGTGGTGGCCAGCCGGACGACCCTGTCAGTCGCCTTGCCTGCCGTGGCCGTGGCCTTGTTCCTTGGCTCGCTGTGGGGCGTTTGGGCCGGCTACCACCGCGGCTGGCGGGAGAGCATCTCCATGCGCGTTGCCGACGTCATCATGAGCTTCCCGTCCCTGCTGCTCGCCGTCGTCGTGCTTTATGTGTTCAGTCCCAGCGCAGCCAACATCGTCCTGATCCTGGCACTTACGCGCATCCCGATCTACCTCCGCACGGCCCGCGCCGAATCGGCGGAACTTCAGAGCCGGACATTCGTGGATGCTGCCCGCACGTTCGGGGCCAAGCCCAATGCGATCATCGTCCGGCACGTCATTCCAGTGGTGCTGCCGACCCTGCTGACGCTGGCCACGCTTGAGTTCTGCTACGTGATGCTTGCCGAATCCTCGCTGAGCTTCCTGGGCATCGGCATCCAGCCGCCGGACGTCAGCTGGGGCCTCATGGTGTCGCAGGGCCGGCAGTACCTGCAGACGGCTTGGTGGCTGTCCATCTTCCCGGGCGTCGCCATTGTGGTCACCACCATCGCCGCCAACGTCCTCGCCGCCTGGCTCCGGATCGCCACGGATCCGGCCCAGCGTTGGCGCCTGGCGCTTCCCCGCAAGCGGCTGATCGCCCGCATCCCAGTCAAGGAGGCAAAGCCATGA
- a CDS encoding phosphogluconate dehydrogenase C-terminal domain-containing protein, with translation MSAEQLTIAVIGAGGKMGLRVSANLQKSAHNVFYSENSPAGQERVRAEGREISSTEDAIKDADVVILAVPDTVLGIVSQGVVPQMKSGAILLTLDPAAAYAGLLAKRDDVVQAVAHPCHPSVFLERTTKEEWADTFGGQGAPQNVVAAIDENASGETRAAAEATIKVIYAPVIDVHWVTVKQLAILEPTLVETVACMIGTLLNEALHETVHTAGVPEGAAKAMLFGHVQIALTNALRGSNPFSEACEIAIQYGKDTIIKDDWKKIFDDSELDSVIAKMLKLDAIKR, from the coding sequence ATGTCAGCAGAACAATTGACCATCGCCGTCATCGGTGCCGGAGGCAAAATGGGGCTGCGTGTTTCAGCCAACCTCCAGAAGAGCGCCCATAACGTCTTCTACAGCGAGAACTCCCCGGCCGGCCAGGAACGGGTCCGCGCCGAGGGCCGCGAGATCAGCAGCACCGAGGACGCCATCAAGGACGCCGACGTCGTGATCCTCGCCGTCCCGGACACCGTCCTCGGCATCGTTTCCCAGGGCGTGGTCCCGCAGATGAAGTCCGGCGCCATCCTCCTCACGCTTGACCCCGCAGCCGCCTACGCCGGTCTGCTGGCCAAGCGCGACGACGTCGTCCAGGCCGTGGCCCACCCGTGCCACCCGTCCGTGTTCCTGGAACGCACCACCAAGGAAGAATGGGCCGATACCTTCGGCGGCCAGGGCGCCCCCCAGAATGTCGTCGCCGCCATCGACGAGAACGCCTCCGGGGAGACCCGAGCGGCCGCCGAGGCCACCATCAAGGTCATCTACGCGCCCGTGATCGACGTCCACTGGGTCACCGTTAAGCAGCTGGCCATCCTCGAACCCACCCTGGTGGAGACCGTGGCCTGCATGATCGGCACCCTGCTGAACGAGGCACTCCACGAGACCGTGCACACCGCCGGCGTTCCGGAGGGAGCAGCCAAGGCGATGCTGTTCGGCCATGTGCAGATCGCCCTGACCAACGCCCTGCGCGGCTCCAACCCGTTCTCCGAGGCCTGCGAAATCGCCATCCAGTACGGCAAGGACACCATCATCAAGGACGACTGGAAGAAGATCTTCGACGACTCCGAGCTGGACAGCGTGATCGCCAAGATGCTCAAGCTGGACGCCATCAAGCGCTGA
- a CDS encoding Na+/H+ antiporter, with protein sequence MEVALGLVVLVAVVCAGSALGRKFNVSVPLLLVLTGIAGSFLPFVPPIELNPELVLVGLLPPLLYAAALRTSLYDFGSNRRAIGLLSVGYVIFGTITVGLVVWWLFPEVPLAAAIALGAVVAPPDAVAATSIARKVGMPRRIVSILEGESLVNDATALVCLRAAIAALSGSVSVAQIGGDFLLAAGGGLVVGLAAAYILTELRKRIRNVAINTSTSLMAPFLAYLPAEAIHASGVLAVVVTGLVMGTKAPSMPNGAARLSQRSNWNTVQFLLENSVFLLIGLQVRTIIDGVRDDSLGTERIWAGCAVILLAVLVLRPIWVFPATYLPRLIPAVRRKDPAPPWTYPAIVSWAGMRGVVTLAAVLVLPADLEHRSVLILAAMVVVAGTLTLQGFTLPAVVRFLPVQGPDPREDALNQASLVQLATAAGVQRLEELRTETDPPEVVAMLTRRTQERGLAAWERLGRPTAEASTPSQRYAQLRLAMLEAERATVLELRRGGEYAHEILSKVLDQLDIEESMLDVALDELDTAEGGGGEGIARPGGVCSHLESAVSPDVPRDAFCADCVREGTTTVHLRMCLVCGQVGCCDSSPGTHASKHFDATGHPVMRSIEPGEDWRWCYADDLLG encoded by the coding sequence ATGGAAGTCGCGCTGGGACTGGTGGTTCTCGTCGCGGTGGTCTGTGCCGGCAGTGCGCTGGGCCGGAAGTTCAACGTTTCCGTCCCGCTGCTGCTGGTCCTCACGGGCATCGCCGGTTCCTTTCTGCCATTCGTTCCCCCGATCGAGCTGAACCCCGAGCTCGTCCTGGTCGGGCTGCTGCCGCCGTTGCTCTATGCGGCGGCGCTGCGGACGTCCCTGTACGACTTCGGCTCCAACCGGCGCGCCATCGGCCTGCTCTCGGTGGGCTATGTCATTTTCGGCACCATCACCGTGGGTCTGGTGGTGTGGTGGCTCTTTCCGGAAGTCCCGTTGGCCGCGGCGATCGCCCTGGGTGCGGTGGTGGCGCCGCCGGACGCCGTGGCCGCGACCTCGATCGCCCGCAAGGTGGGCATGCCGCGCAGGATTGTCAGCATCCTCGAAGGCGAGTCGCTGGTCAACGACGCCACCGCTCTCGTGTGCCTGCGCGCGGCCATCGCCGCTCTCTCGGGATCGGTCTCTGTGGCCCAGATCGGCGGCGATTTTCTGCTGGCGGCCGGCGGCGGACTCGTGGTGGGCCTGGCCGCGGCGTACATCCTTACGGAGCTCCGCAAGCGGATCCGGAACGTCGCCATCAACACCTCGACGTCGCTGATGGCGCCTTTCCTCGCCTACCTGCCGGCCGAGGCGATCCACGCCTCGGGGGTTCTCGCCGTCGTCGTCACCGGCCTGGTGATGGGCACGAAGGCGCCGTCCATGCCGAACGGCGCGGCGCGCCTGAGCCAGCGCAGCAACTGGAACACGGTGCAGTTCCTGCTGGAGAATTCGGTTTTCCTTCTGATCGGGCTCCAGGTCCGGACCATCATTGACGGGGTCCGGGACGACTCGCTCGGGACCGAACGGATCTGGGCGGGGTGCGCCGTGATCCTGCTGGCGGTGCTGGTGCTCCGGCCGATCTGGGTGTTCCCCGCGACATATCTTCCCCGGCTGATCCCGGCCGTGCGCCGCAAGGACCCCGCACCACCGTGGACCTACCCCGCGATCGTGTCCTGGGCGGGAATGCGGGGGGTGGTGACGCTGGCCGCGGTGCTGGTGCTGCCTGCGGACCTGGAACACCGCTCCGTGCTGATTCTGGCCGCGATGGTGGTGGTCGCCGGCACGCTGACGCTGCAGGGGTTCACGCTCCCGGCCGTCGTCCGGTTCCTCCCGGTCCAGGGCCCCGATCCCCGGGAGGACGCGTTGAACCAGGCCTCGCTGGTGCAGCTGGCCACCGCCGCCGGCGTGCAGCGTCTGGAGGAACTGCGCACCGAAACCGATCCTCCGGAGGTCGTGGCGATGCTGACGCGCCGCACCCAGGAGCGTGGACTGGCGGCCTGGGAGCGGCTGGGCCGTCCGACGGCGGAAGCGTCGACTCCCAGCCAGCGCTACGCCCAGCTGCGCCTTGCCATGCTGGAGGCGGAACGGGCCACGGTGCTGGAGCTGCGGCGCGGCGGCGAGTACGCCCACGAGATCCTCAGCAAAGTCCTGGACCAACTCGACATCGAGGAGTCAATGCTCGACGTCGCGTTGGATGAGCTGGACACGGCCGAGGGTGGCGGCGGGGAAGGGATCGCGCGGCCCGGCGGAGTCTGCAGCCACCTCGAGTCCGCCGTCTCCCCGGACGTGCCCCGGGACGCCTTCTGCGCCGACTGCGTCCGCGAGGGCACGACGACGGTCCACCTCAGGATGTGCCTGGTCTGCGGGCAGGTGGGGTGCTGTGATTCCTCGCCCGGGACGCATGCCTCGAAGCACTTCGACGCCACGGGCCACCCGGTGATGCGGAGCATCGAACCAGGCGAAGACTGGCGCTGGTGCTACGCGGACGACCTTCTCGGGTGA
- a CDS encoding ABC transporter permease, with amino-acid sequence MLNYLRKRIVSSALPLVVVVVGVFALARMTGNPAALYLPLNATQQMRDDFTARNGLDQPLLLQMADYFGGVLRLDFGQSLRTGQDAAAMALRAFPATLQLAATTMVLAVLLALVVGCWAALNPNGIADRISSFVSMAAASIPDFWLAIVGIWVFAITLGWLPTSGVSGAGAWVLPIATLLLRPFGVLVQIVRGSMVSALSEPYIKLARSRGASEFRVVTHHALRNAAAPALTVAGDLTVGLVNGAVVVETIFGWPGIGKLMIDSILQRDFAVLQAAVLLTAVAIFALNILIDMGYALLDARVRPVTAKA; translated from the coding sequence ATGCTGAACTACTTGAGAAAGCGGATCGTCTCCAGCGCGTTGCCGCTGGTGGTGGTGGTCGTCGGGGTGTTCGCCCTGGCCAGGATGACCGGCAACCCGGCCGCTCTATACCTGCCCCTGAACGCCACACAACAGATGCGCGACGACTTCACCGCCCGCAACGGACTGGACCAGCCGCTCCTGCTACAGATGGCGGACTACTTCGGTGGAGTGCTCCGGCTCGATTTCGGGCAGTCATTGCGCACCGGGCAGGACGCCGCCGCCATGGCGTTGCGCGCCTTCCCGGCCACCTTGCAGCTGGCCGCCACCACCATGGTGCTGGCCGTGCTGCTGGCCCTCGTGGTCGGCTGCTGGGCGGCATTGAATCCAAATGGCATCGCCGACCGCATCTCAAGTTTCGTTTCGATGGCCGCCGCTTCGATCCCGGATTTCTGGCTGGCAATCGTGGGCATCTGGGTCTTCGCCATTACCCTGGGCTGGCTCCCGACATCCGGTGTGTCGGGAGCCGGCGCCTGGGTGCTGCCCATCGCCACCCTGCTCCTGCGGCCGTTCGGGGTGCTGGTCCAGATTGTCCGGGGCTCCATGGTCTCGGCGCTCTCGGAGCCTTACATCAAACTGGCCCGCAGCCGCGGGGCCAGCGAGTTCCGCGTGGTTACACACCACGCGCTGCGCAATGCTGCCGCTCCCGCGCTGACCGTGGCCGGCGACCTCACTGTCGGGCTGGTTAACGGAGCCGTGGTGGTGGAAACCATCTTCGGCTGGCCGGGCATCGGAAAGCTCATGATCGACTCGATCCTGCAGCGTGACTTCGCGGTGCTGCAAGCAGCCGTGCTGCTCACCGCCGTCGCGATCTTCGCCCTGAACATCCTCATCGACATGGGTTACGCACTGCTGGACGCACGCGTCCGTCCCGTTACGGCCAAGGCTTAG